AAACGCTCGCCGCGCCAAGGATGAATTGTTCGGTTATCAAAACAGCCGGAAAGCCCGCATTGGCGGATTGGCTGGCTTGCAAGATCCGGAAATCATGAATCGCAAGCGGGAAGAAGAAAAATCGCTGCGCGCGGCTGTGGCAAAAGATCCCAAATTGAAAGACGACGTCGGCGCTTGGGACGATGTCTCTAAAGCGATCGATCAATGGGACAAAATTTATGTCGATTGGGGATTGGTCGAAATTGGCACTGCCTTTAACAGCGATCTGTTCCACATCGCACGCACACTGGTTCGCATGGCTGACGAAGATAAAAAAGACAACGCGGAGCGCTTGCGAGAATATCGCCAATCGAATCGCGAGTCTTTAGAGCAAGAACTTTTTTCCGAAGCGCCCATTTACGACGATCTGGAAACCGTGAAGTTGGCCGATTCGCTTAGCATGTTTATGGAACAGGCCGGCGCCGATAACGAGTGGGTGCGGAAAACGTTGCAAGGCAAATCGCCACAGGCCCGTGCCGATGAACTGGTGCGCGGCACACGCTTGAAGGATGTGGCCTTTCGAAAGGAATTGGCAGCTGGGGGCCGGACCGCCATCGACGGCTCGAACGATCCAATGATTTTGTTGGCCCGCTTGGTTGACCCGCCGGCGCGCGATCTACGGAAAACCTACGAAGAAAAAGTCGATGAGCCGATGAAGCAGGGCTATGCCAAAATCGCGAAAGCTGTGTTTGCCGTCAAGGGAACCGATACCTATCCAGATGCTACGTTCACGCTACGGTTAGCTTTCGGACAGGTGAAAGGCTACAAGCAAGACGGCAAGACCATTTCACCCTGGACGACGATTGGCGGCGCATTTCAGCATGCCGATAATCACGGCTCGAAGCCCCCATTTGCCTTGCCCAATAGCTGGTTACAGCCACCGCAAGCCTTGAATATGGATACGCCGTTTAATTTTGTTAGCACAGCGGACATCATCGGCGGCAACAGCGGCAGCCCGGTGATCAACAAAGCCGGTGAGTATGTGGGCATCATTTTTGATGGCAACATTCAATCGCTGGTGCTCGATTTCACCTACACGGACGAGCAAGCGCGGGCTGTTAGCGTTCATTCCAGCGCCATTTTGGAAGCTCTGCGGAAAGTCTATCAGGCGGATGCGCTGGCCGACGAAATCGAACACGGACGACGACCGAAGTAATCTGCCGTAAATCGCTAAGCCACAAGCACAATACGGCCGATGCTTGGTTCGTTCACGGTTGCGATTTATTAGAAGGGCTGAAAACCCATCTCGCCCATTGGGAATGAGCCCGCGCCAACTATTTTGCCATTTTGAATCTATTAAAAATGCAACTAGGAATGTACAATCAATGCCGGTTCGAAAAGGTGAACGGCTTGGGAGGGGACAGCCGTTTCCTGGGCAGCGTTGCGCCACGTTGCCTTAAATGGAAGTTGAGCATCTTATCTAACTTATTGATCCCAAGCCGCCCCGTTTGCACTTGGCCATGTCGCAGGCGCCGCGCTACTGTCGTTCCGCAGCGTACGAGTTGTTCGCGCGCGAATTGCCGTCACTGGAAGAAACCAGTTCCTTAGTTCGTGCCGCAATTGCAGTCTCGATGCACGAATTGGACGGTGTCGACACGGCGGCGGTGGAACAGACACTCGCTGAAATAGCACAAGAGATTTGTAGCCGCGTTTGTTCAGGCAATCCGCAGGCCATGATAGCGCAACTGCACGAGGTGCTGTTTGAAGAGTGGGGCTTCGCTGGACACGCTGAAAACTATTACGCGCTGGAGAACAGCTATTTGCCGCGCGTTCTGGAGACACGGCGCGGCATTCCGGTAACGTTATCGCTGGTTTACAAAGCTGTCGCGCAGCAAGTGGGCCTCAAAGTACGGGGCATCAACTCACCCATTCATTTTTTGGCGGCCGTCGAAGTCGGCAATTCCTGGATGATTGTCGATGCCTTCGACCGCGGACGAGTGCTTACAGACAACGAAGTATACCACTTGCTCGATCAACGGGCCGGCACGCCTGTCGAACGCTCCGATGCCGTCTTGGCTACGGCCACGCACCCACAATGGCTCGCCCGAATCATTCACAATTTGGAGCAGATATTTTCCCGCGCCGGCCGCCAATCGGACGTATTAGCCATGCAAGAGTTGCTGGCTTTGGTCCAACATGCTGACTGAGCGAAATGACCAGTCGGCGTGCTCTGGGGCAAAGCAAATTCGAATTTGACCTTTCTAATTTCGGCCGCCCGGCTTTGTTTTGGGCCGGCGGCATGGCACAATCAAAAACATGACCGAAGTACGCCGCACGTCCATTCCACAATTTACTCTCCGTTGGATTTTGGCGCTGACCGCCGTCATGGCGGTGGTGTCATTGATCTTCGCGCGCGCAACCCAGGGAGATGCCTGGGCCGGCGGAATTGTCGTCGGAGTCATCTCACTAGGGGTAGCATTTGTCGTGTATGTAGTGATGTTTGGCGCAGTAGCGCTTTTCGGCCGTGCTCTTTCGGCAATGCAAACACGTCGCCGCGCACGAAAAGCACACAGAATCGCGGACCTTATTGCGTCCTCCATCTCAACGGACCAAGCGCCTCAGCGCACAGATGAAAATCCTATCTCTACACCCAAGCTTCTGTTGTGGTTCGTTACGGCGACTTTGTTGACGATGCCCATCGGATCGTTGTTCGCAAGTTCGGGCACGGTAATCCAAACACCGCAATTGCAGCCAGGCGAAGTCAACAAAACCGGCTTAACGTTGACTCTTAATACCATGTGGGTCGATGCGAGTGGTTATCGGCCTGTGCGCGTTTCGTTGAAATCACTTGCCGGACCGGTTACCGCTGACCGCGTTCTCAGCATTATCTTTCGTCCGATGCAAGGATACACACGCAACGAAAGCATCGCTGTCACTCAAACCTTGGAAATTCCTGCCGGAAAATCGACCGCCGAAGCCATACTGGCGGTGCCGCAATTGTGCGCTTGGGGGATGTTTGCTTTAGATGTCTACGAAGATGGCGAGTATGTGAAGCAACTTTCCGTTCCCGAAAACTCTGCCTGGACCAGTTGGGGCGGCACAATGAAAGGTGAAGGAGCTTCTCCGGTGACATTGCTGCTCAGCGGCGTAGACAAAATTTCCAGCACCTTTCTGGTGAATCCTTCGATGGAACTCATGAGTATCGCTCCGGATAATGCGTCGGCGACAATCGATCCGGCAATTTCCAATGCGATGGTCGGTGCGCCGTCGCCCGGGGGCGTTGCCACCGTCGGGTCTGCATTGACTTCCGCAATTCCTTCGATAACAGATTTACCTGTTCGGTGGATCGATTACAGCTGCTTTGATGTCATGCTGGTATCGCTCGACAAACTGCAAGAGTATGAAATCACGCACGCCAATTATCGTCCGCGGATGCAAGCCATCCGCGATTGGGTTCGCAATGGCGGCACCCTGATCGTATATGATGCCGGTCAACGGTGGAAGAAGTTGAATGAGTTGGAGCATTTGGCGTGGATCGACGACGATCTGTCGCATGCAGCCCGGGCTGATGAAAGCGATCCGGTGCAGCGCGGTTGGCAACTTTCACCAGAAGGTTTGCGCGGTCAGATGCTGTTTAATGATAAAGCCTCGCTGAATGCGGCGCGGGCAAATAATACGCAGAACACTTCGACCGCCGACGAAGCGCCATTTATCATACATTCGTGCGGGTTGGGCATCGTCGTGGCATTACCCTCGGATGAGCTCCTCTCCGGCATGCCATCCTCGGCTTGGAACTGGGTATTTAACAGCATTGGTCCGGAGCGTTGGCAATGGTCGCAGCGATGGGGAGTTTCTATCTATCAAAACAACACGGATTTCTGGAATTTTCTGATTCCCGGCGTTGGCTTGGTTCCCGTGCTGCAATTTCAAGTGCTGATCACGTTATTCGTCATCATACTCGGACCTGTCAATTACTACGTTCTTCGCCGCTTAGGAAAATTGAATCTGACGGTGTTGACGGTGCCGGCTGGAGCCCTATTGGTTACTTCCGCACTACTATTGTATGCCCTTGTAGCGGATGGATTGAGCGTCCGCGCCAGAGCGCGTTCTTTCACCCAACTTGACCAGCGCAATGGCGAGGCCGCTTGTTGGAGCCGGCTTTCATACTATGCCGGCTTGACGCCATCCGGCGGTTTGAAGTTCACAGAAGATACCGTCGTCATCCCACTGACGCTGCAAGCGTTAGCCAATGACGAGCAAGCAGGTCGGGTGTTGGATTGGAAACCAAGCGAGCGTGCAAAATCAGACTCACCGTTGGAACAACAGATGACCAGCGGCTGGCTGTATTCCCGCACGCCGACCCAGTTCATCACAGCGCGCATTCGAAAATGCACGGAGCAATTGGAAATTCAATCCGGCAGCGACGGGCAACCACGAGCAATCAATCATTTGGGCACGCCAATTATGCAATTGCTGCTTGTAGATGAAAACAAAAAGTGCTTCACAGCTGCAGATACCGCTCCCAATGCGACCGTGACCTTGCAGCCTGCGGAATCGCAATCGAGCGCTTATCTTAAACAATTGGAGCCTCTCTTAAACGCCAGCCTGACCGAAGTGTCGGTCGTAACTCCGGCTGGAGGACCGGATTTATTTGGTTTCGGTCAGCGGCACTATAACCAAAACCGATACGCACTAGGAATGTCTCCGAACGCCTCCATCCCTTCGGCCGCAATTGGCGCAGGCGCCGGGATGTTGGAGCAATCGCTGGCTGATATGCACGATCAATTAATGAACGATTCTTTGCCAGCCCGTACCTATGTGGCCATTGTTGAGTCGTCGCCAGAAATTGAATGGGGCACGCCAGCAGCCCGACCGGAAAAAAGTTTGCACGTGATTGAAGGGACATGGTAGTTCTCAGGTGGTCACTATGCCGGAATCAATGATCGAATTGCGACACCTGCACCGTTACTTCGGGCGCACCAAGGCGGTCAACGATGTTTCGTTTGAAGTGCAGCGCGGGCAGGTATTCGGCTTCATCGGACCCAATGGCGCCGGAAAGACCACCAGCATGCGAATTTTGGCGACGCTCGATTGTCCGCAACAAGGAGATGCACTTGTCGATGGTTTTTCGGTCATCGACGATCCAGACCGGGTTCGGCGTCGGCTGGGCTTCATGCCCGATTATTACGGCACATATCCGAATGTAAACGTCCTGGAATATCTCGATTTTTTCGCCCGGGCCTATGGGCTGCGCGGCAACGAGCGTCGGCAGGCAATGAATTACGTGCTGGACTTTACCGGCCTGAACACGCTTCAAGGCAAGGCAGTTTCGGGACTATCGAAGGGCATGAAGCAGCGGCTGGGCCTGGGACGGACGATGATTCATAATCCTGCGGTGCTAGTTTTGGATGAGCCAGCCGCCGGTCTCGATCCACGAGCGCGAATTGAACTGCGCGAAATGATCCGTCGTTTGGCCGCCGATGGTAAAACGATTTTGGTTAGCTCGCACATTCTCAGCGAACTGGGCGAAATGTGCGATGTGGTGGGCATTATCGAACAAGGCCGCATTTTAGCCGTCGGCAGCGTGGCCGATATACAACGCCGCGGCCAACAAAAACAGCAAAGCTTCGTCCGGTTGCGCGTGCTCGGCGGCTTGGATGGCGCGGTTGCCTGGCTGAATGCGAGAGGGAGCGTGTACGAGTTGAAAATCGAAGGCGATACCGCCACTTTTGCCCACGACGGAGATGAGAATGCCGAAGCCGATTTGCTTCGCGACCTGATCGGCGCCGGATTCCGCGTGGCGGCATTCGGAAGTCATCAACGTTCGCTAGAAGATGTATTCCTGCAAGTAACTGCGGGCTTAGTGCAGTAAAAACAACAAAAGAACCACCCCAATTGCCGCGACGTTAGTCGCGACAGTTCGATTGTCATATGAGTGTGCCGCAAACGTCCATACCGATGGATTCGTCAAAAGCAATTCGAGAGCCGAGTCGCGCAACTTCATGGTGGCATCGACTTAGCGCGAAAGTCGAATGGGCTGGCGAACGGCTGAACCCGCTGTTGGTGAAAGAAGTACGGCAATCGCTAAAAAGCCGCCAGTTTTCGATCACCTTTACCGCCGTGTTGTGCTTGTCATGGTTGTGGTCGATTGCGGGGATTGCGCGGTTAGGCCCGGAAGTTTCTTTCGGTGCTTTTGGCCCGGACATGTTCTTTGTGTATTACCTGATTCTAGCCTTTCCGCTGATCTTAATTGTTCCGTATTCAACTTTCCGCTCACTCATTGCTGAACGCGAAGATAACACCTACGAATTGGTGGCCATCACGACGCTGCGCCCAAGGCAAATCGTCGCGGGCAAGCTGGGAAGTTCGGTCGCGCAAATGGCCGTATACTTTTCGGCCGTGGCGCCTTGTTTGGCGTTTACCTACTTACTGCGCGGAATCGACGCACCGACGATCTGCTGGATCCTGTTTTACACTTTCCTAGCATCGCTGGGGTTTTCATTGTGCGCGCTACTGTTAGCCACGATTGCCAAGGAAAAACACTGGCAGATTATGTTGGCCGTGGTGATCGTAGTCGGATTGTTTTACGCATTTCTTGGGGCTGCAGGATTGTGCCAAATGCGGCTGCGATTTGCCCGCCTGCCTTTCACAAGCTCAGAGTTTTGGATCGAAAACTTGATGTTCTTAAGTTTCTTTGTCAGTACCTTTGTATTGCTATATTTGGCTGCGGCCGCTCAATTGACATTCACTGCAGAAAATCGTTCCTCGGCTTTACGCAGGGCCATGTTGGCGCAACAAGTTCTGTTTGTGGGCTGGCTAGGATATGTGTTGTATGAAAATACGGGACGCGGTCTAAAGGCAGGCACTGGATTTGCAGGTGTAATCGCCATGCTCGTGGCATGTGCTTACTGGCTCGTGATGGGATCATTTATGTCCGGCGAAAGTTCAGAGCTTTCTCCGCGCATAAAACGGAGGCTCCCGCGAACAGATTTGGGTCGAATATTGTTCACGTGGTTCAATCCAGGTCCTGGAACAGGATATTTGTTCGCGGTCAACAATGTACTTGCGATGATGGTTTTTGCTCTCTTGGGTGTTTGGTATGGCGAAATGAATGGAGCTTCGGCGGCTGGCATGCCTGCAGCATCCCAGATGCTCACGCAAATTCTTCTACTGCTAGGTTATTTTGTTATTTACCTCGGCATTGGAAATTTATTGTTGCGCCTGCTTCGGAAATTCACTCGGGTAACTCTTTCCGCCGGGGTGCTGGTGAACCTGCTGTTATTGATGGCCGGCTGGGGCATTCCCACCATTATTGATCCTTACGATGTTCACCAGAGCACGTACAGGCTCGGACATATGACCGATCCGTATTGGAGTTGTATCGCCACCATTGATCCGCGCACTTCCATCGTCCACGACGAATTGCTGCCAATCATTCTGCCCGCAGCAGTGTTGGTTTTCTTGTGGAATTTGGTGTACATTGTTCCGGAAATTCGGCAAGTTCGACTGACACCGCCAATACGAGTCATTGAAGAAGAGCAATCCCAAGTCACAGTGAAACCAAATCAACCTCAACCGACAAACCCCTGGGATTGATGGGCTGCTTCCTACCGACATCCTACATTCTCAACCACGAGATCCTTTATGCGAGTTTGGCCGGGTCAACCATATCCGTTGGGCGCCAGTTGGGACGGCCGGGGCGTAAATTTCGCTTTGTATTCAGAAAATGCTGAGAAAGTTGAGTTGTGCCTGTTCGATTCCCCCGAAGCGAAATCGGAATATGCCAGGGTATTGCTTCCTGAGCACAACGACATGGTGTGGCATGGTTATTTACCCGACCTGACGCCGGGCCAACTGTACGGTTACCGAGTGTACGGTGGGTACGAGCCAGCCAAGGGACATCGCTTTAACTCGAACAAGATCCTGTTGGATCCTTACGCAAAGTGCATCGGACGAAGCTTGCGTTGGGCCGACTCAATGTTCGGATACAAGGTGGGCCATTCGCAGGCCGATTTGTCGTTCGACAAACGCGATAACTCCCGGTATGCTCCTTTGGCCAAAGTGATCGATACCGCATTTACGTGGGGAGACGACCGATCGCCACGGACACCCTGGCAAAAAACGCTGATTTATGAATTGCATGTAAAGGGTTTCACGAAGCTGCATCCCGATGTGCCTGATCCGGCGCGCGGCGCATATTCAGGCCTCGGAAGCGATCCGGTGCTAAAACATTTGCAACAGCTGGGCATCACCGCAGTGGAGTTGCTTCCGGTCCACTACCATCTGAACGACCGGCATTTGGTCGAGAAAGGATTGACCAATTATTGGGGCTACAACACCCTGAATTTCTTTGCACCGGAAAACGATTACGCCATCAACGATCTGCAATCAAACGCCGTCACGAAATTCAAAACCATGGTTCGCAATCTCCATTCGGCGGGCATTGAAGTGATATTAGACGTGGTCTACAACCACACGGCGGAAGGAAACCAGATGGGGCCGACACTGTCGTTCCGCGGCATCGACAATGCCAATTATTATCGCCTGTCGCCGGAAGATCCGCGTTATTACATGGATTTCACCGGTTGCGGCAACACGCTGCACATGCAAAATCCACGTGTGCTGCAGTTGATTATGGACAGCTTACGCTATTGGGTGCTGGAAATGCACGTGGATGGGTTTCGCTTCGACTTAGCAAGCACACTGGCGCGCGAATTGCATGCCGTGAACAAACTCGGAGCATTCTTTGATATCATTCATCAGGATCCCATTTTATCCCAGGTGAAATTAATCGCCGAGCCATGGGATTTGGGAGAAGGCGGATATCAGGTGGGAAATTTCCCGGTGTTGTGGTCAGAGTGGAACGGTAAATACCGTGATTGCATGCGGAAGTTTTGGAAGGGGGATGCAGGCGTGGTGCCGGAATTCGCCACGCGCTTTTGCGGTTCCAGCGATTTGTATGCCTGGAACAAGCGCCCGCCTAATGCCAGTATCAACTTCATCACCTGTCACGATGGCTTCACATTGGAGGACCTGGTTTCTTACGATCACAAACACAATGAAGCAAACGGTGAAGAAAATCATGATGGCGCAGACGACAATAACAGTTGGAACTGCGGTGCCGAAGGGCCCTCCGATAATCCGGACGTGCTTGCCCTCCGGGCCCGCAAAAAACGGGCGATGTTAGCTACGTTGCAATGTTCGCAAGGTGTGGCCATGATTTTGGCCGGCGACGAAATGGGGCATTCGCAGAACGGAAACAACAATTCTTATTGTCAAGACAATGAGGTTACTTGGCTCGATTGGAATTTAACGGATGCTCAAGGCGAGCTTTTAGAGTTTACTCGCCGATTGGTGCGGCTCTATTTTTCACAACCGGTATTGCAACGCAGGCGTTTTTTTCACGGCGAAAAGCTGGAAGGGTCGGCCATTCCCGATATTCAATGGCTGGATCCCAATGGTAAGGAAATGACGGAAGAAGCCTGGAAAGCCCCATTTGTCCGCTGCCTGGGTGTTCAACTTTACGGGCAACATGTTGATGTGAATGAACATGGCGAGCCAATTCATGGCGACAGCTTGCTGATTTTGTTCAACGCTGATCAGAAAATCGATATTCCCTTTGAGTTGCCGCCGTTTAACGGCATTTCACAGTGGCAACGACTTCTGGACACTGCGGATTCGAAAGCTACCGAGGCACTTTTTCCGGTCGGCGCCAAGTATGCGCTACGATCCTGCTCAGTAGCAATTTTGCGAGCGATGAACGAGCAAGCCCAAGCCATTCCAGTGAAGCCACCTGAATTGTTGCCCACGGCGCCCACGAATATTCCGGCCGACAAACCGGCGTCTGTAACCGCCACCGATGTCCAGACCGCGTCCGGTAGCAGTGGTGGGCAAAGTGCGACGTAAATTGATTGCAATGTTCTTACGTAACCACCAGTCCCATGAAACAGCACGAAGCTGATTTTTACCGCGTAGCCATTGAAGGAATTCGGCCGAATGTTGATGGTGGCTTCGCCGTCAAGCGAACGATTGGCGATGAACTGTCCGTTGAGGCTGACGTGTTCGCCGACGGCCACGAAGAAGTTGTGGCAGTATTGCAGTATCGTCATGAGAGCTCTCACTCCAAACAAGAAGATAGCTGGCTGGAACGGCCCCTCACGCCATTGGGCAATGACCGCTGGCGAGTTAGTATTCCTCTCGAAAGCTTGGGACAGTACGTATACCGCATTCTGGGCTGGGTTGATCGCTTCCATACTTGGCGGCATGATTTAAAAAAAAGAAATGAAGCGGGCCAGAATCTGCTAGTCGATCTGCTGATTGGCGCAGAGCTGATAACTGCTGCCGCTCTGCGCGCCAAGGGTACCGATGGATCGAAGCTGACTGCATTCGCCGACCAAATTTCAGCTTCTACGAAATATGCGTCGTTGGATCAAGCCGCCCGCTATGTGGCGGCCATGGACGAACACTTGCTGTCGCTCATGGATCAATACGCTGATCGCAGCCCTGCGACGATTTCTACCGAATTCGAGGTTGTCGTCGATGCGCCGCGTGCCACATTTAGTGCCTGGTACGAATTGTTTCCGCGCTCTTGCAGTCCGGTGGCCGGAAAGCATGGTACGTTTCTCGATGTCATCGCTCATTTACCGTACGTTGCAGAGATGGGTTTCGATGTTTTGTACTTGCCACCCATCCATCCTATCGGTAAGGCATTTCGCAAGGGCAAAAACAACCAGGAGCAGTGCGAGGCCGGCGATGTAGGCAGTCCTTGGGCCATTGGCGCCGCGGAAGGCGGACACAAGAGCGTGCATCCAGAATTAGGCAACTTGGAAGATTTTCGCAAACTGGTAGCGACGGCACAAAAATACAACATCGAAATTGCTCTCGACATCGCATTCCAATGTTCGCCCGATCACCCGTATGTCAAAGAACATCCGCAGTGGTTCCGAAGCCGGCCGGATGGAACGATTCAATATGCGGAAAACCCGCCGAAAAAGTATCAGGATATTTATCCCTTCGACTTCGAATGCAATGATTGGCGGGCACTGTGGGAGGAGTTGAAAAGTGTATTCATGTTTTGGTTGCAGCAAGGGGTACACATTTTTCGCGTCGATAATCCGCACACCAAGCCATTTGATTTTTGGGAATGGTGCATTGCAGAAGTGAAACGGGCGCGGCCGGATGCTATCTTCCTTGCGGAGGCCTTCACACGGCCGAAAATTATGTATCGGCTGGCGAAACTAGGATTCACGCAATCGTACACGTACTTTACGTGGCGAAACACGAAACAGGAACTGACCGAATACTTTACGGAACTTTCGCAGCCGGCGCTTGCCGATATCTTTCGACCAAACCTCTGGACAAACACGCCAGACATTTTGCATGATTACCTGCAACGGGGCGGACAGCAAGCATTTGCTGTGCGGGCGGTATTAGCGGCAACGCTTTCCAGCAACTGGGGAGTATATGGTCCCGCTTACGAGCTATTAGAGAGAACGCCTCGCGATCCCGGTAGCGAAGAATATTTGCATTCCGAGAAATACGAATTGAAGCACTGGGATGTAAACCAGCTCGACAGCCTCCGACACCTGTTAAGTCGCCTGAACCGTATTCGCCGCCAGCAGCCCGCTCTGCAGAGAAATGAGAATTTGACATTTCACGCCATCGATTCCGACCAACTATTGGCATACAGCAAACGGACAAGCGACGCCAGCAACCTGGTGCTGGCAATTGTTAATCTGGACCCCCGACACGCCCACTCCGGCTGGCTAGAATTGCCGCTGGATCTATTCCGTCTCAGCGGAGGCAGTTACGAAGTGGTGGATCTGTTGAGTGATCGAACGTTCCTATGGCAAGGTGCCCGGGCCTATGTTGAACTGGATCCGAGCCGAAGCGTGGCCCATGTACTTCAGATGCGTCGGGAAATCTCCGGCTAGCTTCTGGCAGTGGCCAATCAAAGCGGCTTATAATCGAGGAATTCGCGGTTCGTCAACTATCTTCGAAATGCTGCATTGGAGCGCCGCCATGATCGTGCGATCTATAAC
Above is a window of Pirellulales bacterium DNA encoding:
- a CDS encoding S46 family peptidase; this translates as NARRAKDELFGYQNSRKARIGGLAGLQDPEIMNRKREEEKSLRAAVAKDPKLKDDVGAWDDVSKAIDQWDKIYVDWGLVEIGTAFNSDLFHIARTLVRMADEDKKDNAERLREYRQSNRESLEQELFSEAPIYDDLETVKLADSLSMFMEQAGADNEWVRKTLQGKSPQARADELVRGTRLKDVAFRKELAAGGRTAIDGSNDPMILLARLVDPPARDLRKTYEEKVDEPMKQGYAKIAKAVFAVKGTDTYPDATFTLRLAFGQVKGYKQDGKTISPWTTIGGAFQHADNHGSKPPFALPNSWLQPPQALNMDTPFNFVSTADIIGGNSGSPVINKAGEYVGIIFDGNIQSLVLDFTYTDEQARAVSVHSSAILEALRKVYQADALADEIEHGRRPK
- a CDS encoding transglutaminase-like domain-containing protein yields the protein MSQAPRYCRSAAYELFARELPSLEETSSLVRAAIAVSMHELDGVDTAAVEQTLAEIAQEICSRVCSGNPQAMIAQLHEVLFEEWGFAGHAENYYALENSYLPRVLETRRGIPVTLSLVYKAVAQQVGLKVRGINSPIHFLAAVEVGNSWMIVDAFDRGRVLTDNEVYHLLDQRAGTPVERSDAVLATATHPQWLARIIHNLEQIFSRAGRQSDVLAMQELLALVQHAD
- a CDS encoding ABC transporter ATP-binding protein; this translates as MPESMIELRHLHRYFGRTKAVNDVSFEVQRGQVFGFIGPNGAGKTTSMRILATLDCPQQGDALVDGFSVIDDPDRVRRRLGFMPDYYGTYPNVNVLEYLDFFARAYGLRGNERRQAMNYVLDFTGLNTLQGKAVSGLSKGMKQRLGLGRTMIHNPAVLVLDEPAAGLDPRARIELREMIRRLAADGKTILVSSHILSELGEMCDVVGIIEQGRILAVGSVADIQRRGQQKQQSFVRLRVLGGLDGAVAWLNARGSVYELKIEGDTATFAHDGDENAEADLLRDLIGAGFRVAAFGSHQRSLEDVFLQVTAGLVQ
- the glgX gene encoding glycogen debranching protein GlgX, coding for MRVWPGQPYPLGASWDGRGVNFALYSENAEKVELCLFDSPEAKSEYARVLLPEHNDMVWHGYLPDLTPGQLYGYRVYGGYEPAKGHRFNSNKILLDPYAKCIGRSLRWADSMFGYKVGHSQADLSFDKRDNSRYAPLAKVIDTAFTWGDDRSPRTPWQKTLIYELHVKGFTKLHPDVPDPARGAYSGLGSDPVLKHLQQLGITAVELLPVHYHLNDRHLVEKGLTNYWGYNTLNFFAPENDYAINDLQSNAVTKFKTMVRNLHSAGIEVILDVVYNHTAEGNQMGPTLSFRGIDNANYYRLSPEDPRYYMDFTGCGNTLHMQNPRVLQLIMDSLRYWVLEMHVDGFRFDLASTLARELHAVNKLGAFFDIIHQDPILSQVKLIAEPWDLGEGGYQVGNFPVLWSEWNGKYRDCMRKFWKGDAGVVPEFATRFCGSSDLYAWNKRPPNASINFITCHDGFTLEDLVSYDHKHNEANGEENHDGADDNNSWNCGAEGPSDNPDVLALRARKKRAMLATLQCSQGVAMILAGDEMGHSQNGNNNSYCQDNEVTWLDWNLTDAQGELLEFTRRLVRLYFSQPVLQRRRFFHGEKLEGSAIPDIQWLDPNGKEMTEEAWKAPFVRCLGVQLYGQHVDVNEHGEPIHGDSLLILFNADQKIDIPFELPPFNGISQWQRLLDTADSKATEALFPVGAKYALRSCSVAILRAMNEQAQAIPVKPPELLPTAPTNIPADKPASVTATDVQTASGSSGGQSAT
- a CDS encoding alpha-1,4-glucan--maltose-1-phosphate maltosyltransferase — translated: MKQHEADFYRVAIEGIRPNVDGGFAVKRTIGDELSVEADVFADGHEEVVAVLQYRHESSHSKQEDSWLERPLTPLGNDRWRVSIPLESLGQYVYRILGWVDRFHTWRHDLKKRNEAGQNLLVDLLIGAELITAAALRAKGTDGSKLTAFADQISASTKYASLDQAARYVAAMDEHLLSLMDQYADRSPATISTEFEVVVDAPRATFSAWYELFPRSCSPVAGKHGTFLDVIAHLPYVAEMGFDVLYLPPIHPIGKAFRKGKNNQEQCEAGDVGSPWAIGAAEGGHKSVHPELGNLEDFRKLVATAQKYNIEIALDIAFQCSPDHPYVKEHPQWFRSRPDGTIQYAENPPKKYQDIYPFDFECNDWRALWEELKSVFMFWLQQGVHIFRVDNPHTKPFDFWEWCIAEVKRARPDAIFLAEAFTRPKIMYRLAKLGFTQSYTYFTWRNTKQELTEYFTELSQPALADIFRPNLWTNTPDILHDYLQRGGQQAFAVRAVLAATLSSNWGVYGPAYELLERTPRDPGSEEYLHSEKYELKHWDVNQLDSLRHLLSRLNRIRRQQPALQRNENLTFHAIDSDQLLAYSKRTSDASNLVLAIVNLDPRHAHSGWLELPLDLFRLSGGSYEVVDLLSDRTFLWQGARAYVELDPSRSVAHVLQMRREISG